Proteins encoded in a region of the Elaeis guineensis isolate ETL-2024a chromosome 7, EG11, whole genome shotgun sequence genome:
- the LOC105048611 gene encoding LOW QUALITY PROTEIN: pentatricopeptide repeat-containing protein At1g62260, mitochondrial (The sequence of the model RefSeq protein was modified relative to this genomic sequence to represent the inferred CDS: inserted 2 bases in 1 codon; substituted 1 base at 1 genomic stop codon) — protein sequence MRRWMHFAARCAIATARSDNNPILLRRQNQALSKLIQSGRLHEAQQFFDALLHRNVITWNSMLGGYVRHRELALARRLFDEMPQRDVVSYNSMLSGYALSRDGGELKEGRRLFDQMPLKDTVSWNTMISGYARNGRMDEAMHLFDTMPEKNVISWNTMITGFLGVGDVRRATELFERMPVRDAASLNALVSGLIRNGRLEEAEEILIQSGTINKIEGAVDAYNTMIAGYGQRGKVEEARRLFDLIPYQPYQERKGGEEIKKTRRCLKCFVRNVVSWNSMIMCYVKAGDLCSARALFDEMPERDLFSWNTMITGYVQAQEMKEARSLFQELPDPDARSWNLMICGFTQKGEVEQAREVFDRMPQKSTVSWNTMIAGYEQNGDYEGAIELFSKMRVVGEKPDRHTVSSVLSACAGLATLHLGTQVHQLITKTIVADIPINNALITMYARCGKLMDAKAIFDGMEMQRDVVSWNAMIGGYAQHGLASEALELFEDMKRRKTRPTHITFTAVLNACGHAGLVDEGRGNLIPWXSXVRYWPRVEHYASLVDLIGRHGQLEDAVQVINNMTVPPDKAVWGALLGACRVHNNVELAQVAAKALVEIEPESSAPYVLLYNMHADEGRWDDAIKLREMMDKHRVLKQPGYSWIEMHDNVHIFVSGDRSHPLSNEIYSLLESSNRVIRDLQLD from the exons ATGAGGAGATGGATGCACTTTGCCGCCCGCTGTGCTATTGCCACCGCTCGCTCCGACAACAACCCCATCCTCCTCCGTCGGCAGAACCAGGCCCTCTCCAAGCTCATCCAGAGCGGCCGCCTCCATGAGGCACAGCAGTTCTTTGATGCCCTCCTCCACCGCAATGTCATCACCTGGAACTCCATGCTTGGTGGCTATGTCCGCCACCGTGAGCTTGCCCTTGCCCGGAGGCTCTTCGATGAAATGCCACAAAGAGATGTTGTATCCTACAACTCCATGCTCTCTGGTTATGCCCTCTCCAGGGATGGTGGGGAGCTCAAGGAGGGACGCCGCCTGTTTGATCAGATGCCACTAAAGGATACTGTGTCGTGGAACACCATGATCAGTGGGTATGCGAGGAATGGGAGGATGGATGAGGCGATGCACCTCTTTGATACAATGCCGGAGAAGAATGTTATCTCCTGGAACACTATGATCACTGGCTTTCTTGGAGTTGGCGATGTTAGAAGGGCAACTGAGTTGTTTGAGAGGATGCCAGTTCGAGATGCAGCATCCTTGAATGCTCTAGTGTCAGGTCTCATTCGGAATGGCAGACTTGAAGAGGCTGAAGAAATTCTCATTCAGAGTGGGACAATTAACAAGATCGAAGGGGCTGTTGATGCATATAACACTATGATTGCTGGCTATGGCCAAAGAGGAAAGGTTGAGGAAGCTCgaagactatttgatttgattccTTACCAACCTTatcaagaaagaaaaggaggtgaGGAAATAAAGAAAACACGTCGCTGCCTCAAATGTTTCGTGCGGAATGTGGTGTCATGGAATTCTATGATCATGTGTTATGTGAAAGCTGGGGATCTTTGTTCGGCAAGAGCTCTCTTTGATGAAATGCCTGAAAGAGACTTGTTCTCATGGAACACGATGATCACAGGGTACGTGCAAGCACAGGAGATGAAAGAGGCACGATCACTCTTTCAAGAATTGCCAGATCCAGATGCCAGGTCATGGAATTTGATGATATGTGGGTTTACTCAGAAAGGTGAGGTCGAACAAGCACGAGAAGTTTTCGATAGGATGCCTCAAAAGAGCACTGTTTCTTGGAATACAATGATAGCAGGATATGAGCAAAATGGAGACTATGAAGGAGCCATTGAGTTGTTCTCGAAGATGCGAGTGGTTGGAGAAAAACCGGACCGGCATACCGTGTCTTCGGTGCTTAGTGCTTGTGCTGGGCTTGCCACACTGCATTTAGGGACTCAAGTCCACCAGCTTATTACTAAGACAATAGTAGCAGACATTCCGATAAATAATGCCCTCATTACAATGTATGCACGGTGTGGGAAACTGATGGATGCAAAGGCTATTTTTGATGGAATGGAAATGCAGCGAGATGTTGTCTCATGGAATGCAATGATTGGAGGCTATGCACAGCATGGGCTTGCAAGCGAGGCTCTTGAGCTCTTTGAAGATATGAAGAGGAGGAAGACAAGGCCAACCCATATAACATTTACGGCTGTGTTGAATGCTTGTGGCCATGCAGGATTAGTGGATGAGGGAAGAGGGAATTTGATTCCATG TTCATGAGTTCGATATTGGCCAAGAGTCGAACATTATGCTTCACTTGTTGACCTCATTGGCCGGCACGGGCAGCTTGAAGATGCGGTCCAAGTGATCAATAACATGACCGTCCCACCAGATAAGGCGGTATGGGGAGCCTTGCTTGGTGCTTGTAGGGTTCACAATAATGTGGAATTGGCTCAGGTAGCTGCAAAGGCCTTGGTGGAGATTGAACCAGAGAGCTCTGCTCCATATGTACTCCTGTACAACATGCATGCAGATGAGGGGAGGTGGGATGATGCTATTAAACTGAGGGAAATGATGGATAAACATAGGGTTTTAAAACAGCCTGGTTATAGTTGGATAGAGATGCATGACAATGTTCACATATTTGTTTCAGGGGATAGGTCCCATCCTCTTTCAAATGAGATATATTCATTATTAGAGAGTAGTAACAGGGTCATCAGAGACTTGCAGCTTGATTGA